Part of the Verrucomicrobiia bacterium genome is shown below.
GCGACCCGCTCCGGCGCCCCGCCCAGACGCCACCGGCTGAGAACGGCGTACGCCCGCAGCGGATCGCGAAACCACTTCAACGGAAACCGCCTCCCCACCTCAATCCCCAGCCGCAGTGCCCACGGTATCGGGTAACGCCCAAACCCGCCTGCCAGAATCAGACCCCGTGGCGCGAATCGCGTCGCCCGGGCGCAGAGGTCCCACGCGATCTGGGACCCGAAGGATTCCGCCAGCACCCAACCGCTCCCCACCCCGGCCGTCTCCAGCACCTCCTCGATGGCCCGCGCATACTCGGACAAGGTCCAGGTCACCGTCCGCGGATACGTGAACTCGGCAAACCCCACCTCCGACCCCAATGCCGCCCGCAACCCGCCCACCAGGGTCCAGTCGCCATGCAGTCCCGGAAGGTACACCAGCATGGGTCCGCCCGACCGCCCATGGAGCCGCAGGATCAACCGTTCCCCGCACGACGCCGCCCCCTCGAAGATCCGAGCGATGCCACCCCCCAATGGCTGCGGGTCCGCCACGCGCCCGGAGCCTGAAGATCCTCCCCGCCCAGCGCAACCTTCGTGCCCGCGGTGCATCCCCAAGTTGTCGGTGAGGAGGCTGCAAATCGGAGGGACGAGCTCCGCGAGTCCTCATCCCAACCCACCCCACCCTTGCGGCCTCGTGGAACTCGGCCCTCCGAGGCGATGCTTCGCGAAGTTCGCGCCTCACCCACACCTCCGCGATGCACCGCAGGGAAGGGATTGACGCTTGAGAGCCGTCGGCACGGTCCGATAGATTCCTCGCCGATGAAGTTCCTTGCTGCGTTCGTCGTGACCGTCCTGATCTCGGTGGTCCTGGGACTGGGCATCGGCCTGGCCGCCCACGGGCACGGCGTGTGGTTCCTGCTTCTCGGCACCGCAGCCTTCCTCGCCCTCTTCATCCGCTACGGCTGCCAGTCGCACTGAACGCACGGAACGTCCGGGACGTCCGGAACTCGCCACCCCCCCATTCAACCGCCCGCCAACCGCGTCGGGCGTCCAGCACCCAGCAGCATCGCCATCACCACCTCCTTCAGCTTCCACGCCACGGCCATCGCCATGGCCACCGGCACCAGCGTGAGCAGCAGCAGGATCGCCTGCCGCCCAAAGCCAAACGGCTGGCGCGGCAGCGTCAGAAACTCCGCCAGCGGGATCGGCGAAAGTCGCACGTACAGCGTCACGGCCACCCCCAGCAGCACGCAAACCACATACGTGGACAACCCGTGAAACAGTCGGGCGTCCGCCCGGGCCGTCTCGTCCGGCAGCATCGCCGACAACCGCAGCAGCGCGCGGGTCAACGTCACCACGAAGCCAAAGGAAAGCGCCAGCAGGATGGCCACGGCGCGACTGAAGAAATCGATGTGCGGCATGCGGCTCCAAAAGAACAGGAAGGGCGCCAGGCCGAGCACAAACACCGCCATGATCTGCGTCAACAGCAACGCCCGCTGCCAGATCCGCTCCTGCCGGTGCAACCCGCCCAATCGTGTCACCCCGTAGGTCAGCAACGCCGCCGCCGCCACCGGGAACAACAGATCGTACACCGTCGGCCACAACATCAGGAAATGCCGGGCGAACGCCAGAAGCGCCATGGGAAGCCCCCAGAAGATCGCCGACAATCCCCGCATCACCCCCGCCAGCTCGCTCCGCAACGCGCCCGCCGCACCCGGCTCGCCCACCCCCTCCACGCCGCTGCCGGCGCCGCCCTCGCGCGGAGGCGCCGGAGGCCAGCCGGGTTCGATGGGCAGGCGTGCGGTCAAGATCCCAGGTAGGTGTAGTCCTTCAAACCCCGCTCGTATTCGTCCAGCAGGCGCATCGCTTCGCTGGGCTTCAGGCGGTCCGACTTGATGGCGGCGTCCATCTGCGACTTCATCTGGCGCTTTAATTCGTTCTCGTCGTACTGCACCGAGGTGAGCGCCTGCACAATGGTGGTGCCTTCGATGACATCCTCGACGTAGTACCCCGCCGCTTCGTCGGGCTCGAGGAAGACATGGACCTCATTCACACGCCCGAACAGGTTGTGCAAGTCCCCCATGATGTCCTGGTAGGCGCCCATCAGGAAGAACCCGAGGTAATACGGCTCCGGACCATGCCCGTTGCCCCGCAACGCATGCACCGGCAGCGTGTCCCGCACGTCCCGAAGATCGATGAACTTGTTGATCTGCCCGTCCGAGTCGCAGGTGATGTCCACCAGCGTCGTCTCCCGCGACGGGCGCTCCTCGAGCCGGTCCAGGGGCATGATCGGAAACAACTGCCCCAGCGCCCAGTGGTCGAGCAACGACTGAAACACCGAGAAATTGCACAGGTACTGGTCCCCCAGACTGTCCTCCAGTTTGCGGATCTCCTCCGGGATGTACGCCTGGCCCCGGAAACTCGCCACCACCGCCTGGCTGATCTGCCAGTACAACGCCTCGATCTTCGCCTTGTCCTGCAGATCCATCAGCCCCAGCACAAACATGTTGTGGGCGTCCTCCCGCCGCTCCGCCGCGTCGTGGAAGGCCTCCAGCTTGTTGAGCCGGGCCAGGTTCTTTCGCATGTCGAGCAACTCCCGCACCAGGGCGTGCTCGCTCTCCCCATACACCAGCGTCTCCGCCAGCCCCGTCTTGTGAATCGACCCGAACACCTCGACCACCAGCACGCTGTGGTGCGCCACGATCGCCCGCCCGCTCTCGCTCACCAGGTCCGGGTGCGGGACCTTTTCCTGGTTGCACACGTCCGCCACGTAATACACCACGTCGTTCGCATACTCCTGCGGCGTGTAGTTCGTCGAACTGTCGAACGCCGACCGGCTGCCGTCGTAGTCCACCCCCAACCCCCCTCCCACATCGAGAAACTGCGGCGCAAACCCAAGCTTGTGCAGCTTCGCATAGTACCGCGCCGCCTCCTGCACCGCCTTCTTGATCGTCAGAATGTCCGGCACCTGCGACCCGATGTGGAAATGCACCAGCTTGAAACAATGGGTCAGCCCCTCGCTCCGCAGCAGATCGCAGGCCGCCAGGATCTCCACCGCGCTCAACCCGAACTTCGCGTTCTCCCCCGCGCTCTCCGCCCACTTCCCCGCCCCCTTCGCCAGCAGCCGGATCCGCACGCCGATCTGCGGATCCACCCCCATCTGCCGCGATATGGCGATGATCTGCCGCAGTTCCTCCAGCTTCTCCACCACCAGGATCACCTGCTTCCCCAGCTTGATCCCCAGCAACGCCATCCGGATGTACGCGGTGTCCTTGTACCCGTTGCAGATAATCAACCCCCCAGCCCGGTCCTGCAGCGCCAAGGCCGCAAACATCTCCGGCTTGCTCCCCACCTCCAGCCCGAAATCGTACGGTCGCCCCGCCTCCAGGATCTCCTCCACCACCTCCCGCAACTGGTTCACCTTGATCGGAAACACCCCCCGGTACTGCCCCTGATACCCGAACTCCACGATCGCCGACCGGAACGTCTCGTTGATCGCCTGCACCCG
Proteins encoded:
- a CDS encoding alpha/beta hydrolase, translated to MADPQPLGGGIARIFEGAASCGERLILRLHGRSGGPMLVYLPGLHGDWTLVGGLRAALGSEVGFAEFTYPRTVTWTLSEYARAIEEVLETAGVGSGWVLAESFGSQIAWDLCARATRFAPRGLILAGGFGRYPIPWALRLGIEVGRRFPLKWFRDPLRAYAVLSRWRLGGAPERVADLAEFVGRRTEEDRQAAVHRLRLIAGNDPAELAGEVRLPVYYLTGLFDPIVPWPWIPGWLRRHCPGFRAWRMVWASDHTVLGSGRRAAARAILGWVKDGAEVPGVGGESSGCG
- the speA gene encoding biosynthetic arginine decarboxylase, producing MSEPLSEAPAWSIEAARGLYNIDRWGGGYFDISGEGHVVARPLQEKGASVDLTDVIGEARGRGLKFPLLIRFQDILRHRVQAINETFRSAIVEFGYQGQYRGVFPIKVNQLREVVEEILEAGRPYDFGLEVGSKPEMFAALALQDRAGGLIICNGYKDTAYIRMALLGIKLGKQVILVVEKLEELRQIIAISRQMGVDPQIGVRIRLLAKGAGKWAESAGENAKFGLSAVEILAACDLLRSEGLTHCFKLVHFHIGSQVPDILTIKKAVQEAARYYAKLHKLGFAPQFLDVGGGLGVDYDGSRSAFDSSTNYTPQEYANDVVYYVADVCNQEKVPHPDLVSESGRAIVAHHSVLVVEVFGSIHKTGLAETLVYGESEHALVRELLDMRKNLARLNKLEAFHDAAERREDAHNMFVLGLMDLQDKAKIEALYWQISQAVVASFRGQAYIPEEIRKLEDSLGDQYLCNFSVFQSLLDHWALGQLFPIMPLDRLEERPSRETTLVDITCDSDGQINKFIDLRDVRDTLPVHALRGNGHGPEPYYLGFFLMGAYQDIMGDLHNLFGRVNEVHVFLEPDEAAGYYVEDVIEGTTIVQALTSVQYDENELKRQMKSQMDAAIKSDRLKPSEAMRLLDEYERGLKDYTYLGS